From a single Streptomyces rubradiris genomic region:
- a CDS encoding discoidin domain-containing protein, which translates to MRWRPLGVALAATAALTALPAAHPSADAAEIPLSQGKTATASSVENAGTAAGKAVDGDTGTRWSSAAGDDQWLQVDLGVTASVSRVELDWEAAYGKDYKVQISGDGTTWTDLKSVTGSDGGADTLDVSGRGRYVRMLGVHRATPYGYSLWEFRVFGGTDTGQAGCDSGNAAKGRPATASSTENAGTPASAAFDGDTTTRWSSRAADPQWLQVDLGAVKDICKVDLNWEAAYAKDFQIQASADGQNWNTLKSVTGATGGTASYDVSGSGRYVRIHGTARGTGYGYSLWEVAVHTGTSGLPPVQGGGDLGPNVIVVDPSTPNLQQKFDDVFARQESAQFGTGRYQFLLKPGTYNGINAQLGFYTSISGLGLNPDDTQINGDVTVDAGWFNGNATQNFWRSAENLAITPSNGTDRWAVAQAAPFRRIHVKGGLNLAPNGYGWASGGYIADSRIDGTVGPYSQQQWYTRDSSVGGWTNGVWNMTFSGVQGAPATNFDNGPYTTLDTTPVSREKPFLYLDGSAYKVFVPAKRTNARGVSWPANAGTSLPLDRFYVVKPGATAATINAALAQGLNLLFTPGVYHLDQTLDVTRPDTVVLGLGLATLIPDNGIDAMHVADVDGVRLAGFLIDAGPVNSDTLLRIGTPGATADHSANPTTMQDVFIRIGGAGPGLATNSVVVDSDDVVIDHTWIWRADHGSGVGWDTNRADYGLRVNGDDVLATGLFVEHFNKYDVHWSGERGRTIFFQNEKAYDVPNAAAVTHDGIVGYAAYKVADTVTAHEAWGLGSYCNFTADPSIVQTHGFQVPVTPGVKMHDLLVISLGGKGQYAHVVNNTGAPTSGTDTIPSKVTSFP; encoded by the coding sequence ATGAGATGGAGACCCCTGGGTGTCGCGCTGGCCGCAACGGCCGCGCTGACCGCCCTGCCCGCCGCCCACCCCTCGGCCGACGCGGCCGAGATCCCCCTGTCCCAGGGGAAGACGGCCACCGCGTCGTCCGTGGAGAACGCCGGCACCGCGGCCGGCAAGGCCGTCGACGGGGACACCGGCACCCGGTGGTCCTCGGCCGCCGGCGACGACCAGTGGCTCCAGGTCGACCTGGGCGTCACCGCCTCGGTCAGCCGGGTGGAACTCGACTGGGAGGCCGCCTATGGCAAGGACTACAAGGTCCAGATCTCCGGGGACGGCACGACCTGGACCGACCTGAAGTCCGTCACCGGCTCCGACGGAGGCGCCGACACCCTCGACGTCTCCGGCCGGGGCCGCTACGTCCGGATGCTCGGCGTGCACCGGGCCACCCCGTACGGCTACTCCCTGTGGGAGTTCCGGGTGTTCGGCGGCACGGACACCGGCCAGGCGGGCTGCGACAGCGGCAACGCGGCCAAGGGCAGGCCCGCCACCGCCTCCTCGACCGAGAACGCCGGCACCCCCGCCTCCGCCGCCTTCGACGGCGACACCACCACCCGCTGGTCCAGCCGGGCCGCCGACCCGCAGTGGCTCCAGGTCGACCTCGGCGCCGTCAAGGACATCTGCAAGGTCGACCTGAACTGGGAGGCCGCCTACGCCAAGGACTTCCAGATCCAGGCCTCCGCCGACGGGCAGAACTGGAACACCCTCAAGTCCGTCACCGGCGCGACCGGCGGCACCGCGTCCTACGACGTCAGCGGCTCCGGCCGGTACGTACGGATCCACGGCACCGCGCGCGGCACCGGCTACGGCTACTCCCTGTGGGAGGTGGCCGTGCACACCGGAACCAGCGGTCTGCCGCCGGTCCAGGGCGGCGGCGACCTCGGCCCGAACGTCATCGTCGTCGACCCCTCCACCCCGAACCTCCAGCAGAAGTTCGACGACGTCTTCGCCCGGCAGGAGTCCGCCCAGTTCGGCACCGGCCGCTACCAGTTCCTGCTCAAGCCCGGCACCTACAACGGCATCAACGCTCAACTCGGCTTCTACACCTCGATCTCCGGCCTCGGACTGAACCCCGACGACACCCAGATCAACGGCGATGTCACCGTCGACGCCGGCTGGTTCAACGGCAACGCCACGCAGAACTTCTGGCGTTCGGCGGAGAACCTCGCGATCACCCCGTCCAACGGCACCGACCGCTGGGCGGTCGCCCAGGCCGCGCCCTTCCGCCGCATCCACGTCAAGGGCGGCCTCAACCTCGCGCCCAACGGCTACGGCTGGGCCTCCGGCGGCTACATCGCCGACTCCAGGATCGACGGCACCGTGGGCCCCTACTCCCAGCAGCAGTGGTACACCCGGGACAGCTCCGTCGGCGGCTGGACCAACGGCGTGTGGAACATGACCTTCTCCGGCGTCCAGGGCGCCCCCGCCACCAACTTCGACAACGGCCCGTACACCACCCTGGACACCACCCCCGTCTCCCGCGAGAAGCCCTTCCTCTACCTGGACGGTTCCGCCTACAAGGTGTTCGTCCCGGCCAAGCGCACGAACGCCCGGGGCGTCTCCTGGCCCGCGAACGCCGGCACCTCGCTCCCGCTCGACCGGTTCTACGTGGTCAAGCCCGGCGCCACCGCCGCCACCATCAACGCGGCCCTCGCCCAGGGCCTCAACCTCCTGTTCACCCCGGGCGTCTACCACCTCGACCAGACCCTCGACGTCACCCGCCCCGACACCGTCGTCCTCGGCCTGGGCCTGGCCACCCTGATCCCGGACAACGGCATCGACGCCATGCACGTCGCCGACGTCGACGGCGTACGGCTCGCCGGATTCCTCATCGACGCGGGCCCGGTCAACTCCGACACCCTGCTGCGCATCGGCACCCCCGGCGCGACCGCCGACCACTCCGCGAACCCCACCACCATGCAGGACGTGTTCATCCGCATCGGCGGCGCCGGACCCGGACTCGCCACCAACTCCGTCGTGGTGGACAGTGATGACGTCGTCATCGACCACACCTGGATCTGGCGCGCCGACCACGGCAGCGGCGTCGGCTGGGACACCAACCGCGCCGACTACGGACTGCGTGTCAACGGCGACGACGTCCTGGCCACCGGCCTGTTCGTGGAGCACTTCAACAAGTACGACGTCCACTGGAGCGGGGAGCGCGGCCGGACGATCTTCTTCCAGAACGAGAAGGCGTACGACGTCCCGAACGCCGCCGCCGTCACCCATGACGGCATCGTCGGCTACGCGGCCTACAAGGTCGCCGACACCGTCACCGCCCACGAGGCCTGGGGCCTGGGCAGCTACTGCAACTTCACGGCCGACCCGTCGATCGTCCAGACCCACGGCTTCCAGGTGCCCGTCACCCCGGGCGTCAAGATGCACGACCTGCTGGTGATCTCCCTCGGCGGCAAGGGCCAGTACGCCCACGTCGTCAACAACACCGGCGCCCCCACCTCGGGCACCGACACCATCCCCTCCAAGGTGACGTCCTTCCCGTAG
- a CDS encoding amidohydrolase has product MSLYRRIGEEVARRADALWSVASTLHADPETAFAEHRAAALLSGELEGAGFEVRREVAGLPTAFTARSGRGRPVVAFPLEYDALPGLGHACGHNLIAAAGLGAALVLDAVRDGGEGTVLAVGTPAEEGGGGKALEVEAGVFDGVDAALMFHPGVYDWVRAPLTAQEQYRVAFRGRAAHPTGNPTEGIDALAALIELFNVVSSLGRRLPQGSHAQGIITHGGTATNIVPEYAEGRFGLRALTTAALDELAGQLRTAAEGVARATGTTVTVERAGVRYEHFRDSSALSERFAGHLDRAGIALTAPAPGVYLGSSDIGNVSGRVPAIHPFVAIMGAGGSDHTPEFAEAAASQRARRVLLAVVEALACTAADVLGDAGLRGLAWAELRQAGG; this is encoded by the coding sequence GTGTCGCTGTACCGCCGGATCGGGGAGGAGGTCGCGCGGCGCGCCGACGCGTTGTGGTCGGTCGCATCAACACTGCACGCGGATCCGGAGACCGCGTTCGCCGAGCACCGGGCCGCGGCGCTGCTCTCGGGGGAGCTGGAGGGCGCGGGGTTCGAGGTGCGGCGCGAGGTGGCGGGGCTGCCGACGGCGTTCACGGCCCGCTCGGGCCGGGGGCGGCCGGTGGTGGCGTTCCCGCTGGAGTACGACGCGCTGCCCGGGCTCGGCCACGCCTGCGGGCACAATCTGATCGCGGCGGCCGGTCTCGGGGCGGCGCTGGTCCTGGACGCCGTGCGGGACGGCGGGGAGGGCACGGTCCTCGCGGTGGGCACGCCGGCCGAGGAGGGCGGCGGTGGCAAGGCGCTGGAGGTGGAGGCGGGCGTCTTCGACGGGGTGGACGCGGCCCTGATGTTCCACCCGGGGGTGTACGACTGGGTGCGGGCCCCGCTGACCGCGCAGGAGCAGTACCGGGTCGCCTTCCGGGGCCGGGCCGCGCACCCGACGGGCAATCCGACCGAGGGCATCGACGCGCTGGCGGCGCTGATCGAGCTGTTCAACGTGGTGTCCTCGCTGGGCCGGCGGCTGCCGCAGGGCTCCCACGCGCAGGGCATCATCACCCACGGCGGCACGGCGACGAACATCGTCCCGGAGTACGCGGAGGGGCGGTTCGGGCTGCGGGCGCTGACGACGGCCGCCCTGGACGAGCTGGCCGGGCAGCTGCGCACGGCCGCCGAGGGGGTGGCCCGGGCGACCGGCACGACGGTGACCGTGGAGCGGGCGGGCGTGCGCTACGAGCACTTCCGGGACAGCTCCGCGCTGTCGGAGCGGTTCGCCGGGCATCTGGACCGGGCCGGGATCGCCCTCACCGCGCCCGCTCCCGGCGTCTATCTGGGCTCCTCCGACATCGGCAACGTCAGCGGCCGGGTACCCGCCATCCATCCCTTCGTCGCGATCATGGGCGCCGGGGGTTCGGACCACACCCCGGAGTTCGCCGAGGCCGCGGCCTCGCAGCGGGCGCGCCGGGTGCTCCTCGCCGTGGTGGAGGCGCTGGCCTGCACGGCGGCGGACGTACTGGGCGACGCGGGCCTGCGCGGCCTGGCCTGGGCGGAGCTGCGCCAGGCCGGGGGTTGA
- a CDS encoding Ppx/GppA family phosphatase yields MRVSVVDAGSNTVRLVIADVEGGVPLPVHTVKWKLRLSEHLGPDGTIADEAVRRLVEAVGAASATARRWQAAGPLAFATTVVRTAPNRHEVLHRVASGTGVRMCTPPGETEAELTFLAARRWLGWKAGPLALLDIGGGSLEVAFGRGRMPGFVASLPLGAGRLTREYLTLQDPPGPKELKELRRRVRHELRDVAARIRWERPRTVAVTSRTFQQLARLCGAPPGRHGPFVERELTCRDLREAVRALAALPAAERAGLPGISAPRAEQSLAGAVVGHTALKLMGVSRAVVCPWAIREGVLLRYAEDGADWWTDVTSTAGTVTPAAGAVPTTVGAVTPAAGAGAPPATAVLRVAGPSA; encoded by the coding sequence ATGCGGGTGAGTGTGGTGGACGCGGGGTCGAACACGGTGCGGCTGGTGATCGCGGACGTCGAGGGGGGCGTGCCGCTGCCGGTGCACACGGTCAAGTGGAAGTTACGCCTGTCCGAACACCTGGGCCCGGACGGCACGATCGCGGACGAGGCGGTGCGGCGGCTGGTCGAGGCGGTGGGCGCGGCGAGCGCCACGGCCCGCAGATGGCAGGCGGCGGGCCCGCTGGCCTTCGCGACCACGGTGGTCCGCACCGCCCCGAACCGCCACGAGGTGCTGCACCGGGTGGCGTCCGGGACCGGGGTGCGCATGTGCACGCCGCCCGGGGAGACGGAGGCCGAACTGACCTTCCTGGCGGCCCGCCGCTGGCTGGGCTGGAAGGCGGGCCCGCTGGCGCTGCTCGACATCGGTGGCGGCTCACTGGAGGTGGCCTTCGGGCGGGGCCGGATGCCCGGCTTCGTGGCGTCCCTGCCGCTCGGCGCGGGCCGGCTGACCAGGGAGTACCTGACCCTCCAGGACCCGCCCGGGCCGAAGGAGCTGAAGGAGCTGCGCCGCCGGGTCCGCCATGAGCTGCGGGACGTGGCCGCGCGGATCCGCTGGGAGCGGCCGCGTACCGTCGCCGTCACCTCCCGTACGTTCCAGCAGCTGGCCCGGCTGTGCGGGGCGCCGCCGGGGCGTCACGGCCCGTTTGTGGAGCGGGAGTTGACCTGCCGTGACCTGCGCGAGGCGGTGCGCGCGCTGGCCGCGCTGCCCGCCGCCGAGCGGGCCGGGCTGCCGGGGATCTCCGCGCCGCGCGCCGAGCAGAGCCTCGCGGGGGCGGTGGTGGGGCACACCGCGCTGAAGCTGATGGGCGTGTCCCGGGCGGTGGTCTGCCCCTGGGCGATCCGCGAGGGTGTGCTGCTGAGGTACGCCGAGGACGGCGCCGACTGGTGGACGGACGTCACCTCCACCGCCGGCACCGTCACTCCCGCCGCCGGCGCTGTCCCCACCACCGTCGGCGCCGTCACCCCCGCCGCCGGCGCCGGCGCGCCGCCCGCGACGGCGGTGCTGCGCGTCGCGGGTCCGTCGGCCTGA
- a CDS encoding RICIN domain-containing protein, whose translation MPPTSPLFVMNIAYDAHLGRYIGTPQAVDQSGGAPQQLYATDDLATQKWQLIGDTGDYTTASWYRWFLDPVSRTGSAVLGRTFRAYCSFGCSHGSSGEYADVTVDSATPAAPPVDTGRRYRIAAGTGRVLAQESGGSAVTSLALPTGSARESWSFTPTGDGAFTVANAATGRLLGVDSARTAGRAWGARPTVTAAPAGGPAVGQQWFLIANSSAPGIHRLVNRYSGLVLGLSATPGRLAETTPLRTWTAPAGSLGDGRTAAEQTLSFTPSRA comes from the coding sequence ATGCCCCCGACCTCACCGCTGTTCGTGATGAACATCGCCTACGACGCCCACCTCGGCCGGTACATCGGCACCCCGCAGGCCGTCGACCAGAGCGGCGGCGCACCCCAGCAGTTGTACGCCACCGACGACCTGGCCACCCAGAAGTGGCAGCTCATCGGCGACACCGGCGACTACACCACCGCCTCCTGGTACCGCTGGTTCCTGGATCCCGTGAGCCGCACCGGCTCCGCCGTGCTCGGCCGGACCTTCCGCGCCTACTGCTCCTTCGGCTGCTCCCACGGCTCCTCGGGCGAGTACGCCGACGTCACCGTGGACTCCGCCACGCCGGCCGCCCCGCCGGTGGACACCGGCCGCCGCTACCGCATCGCCGCCGGTACCGGCCGTGTCCTCGCCCAGGAGTCCGGCGGCTCGGCCGTCACCTCCCTCGCCCTGCCCACCGGCTCCGCCCGCGAGTCGTGGTCCTTCACCCCGACGGGAGACGGCGCCTTCACCGTCGCCAACGCGGCGACCGGCCGCTTGCTGGGCGTGGACTCCGCACGCACGGCGGGCCGGGCCTGGGGAGCGCGGCCCACGGTGACCGCCGCCCCGGCCGGTGGACCGGCCGTCGGACAGCAGTGGTTCCTGATCGCGAATTCCTCAGCGCCCGGCATCCACCGCCTGGTCAACCGCTACAGCGGGCTCGTCCTCGGCCTGTCCGCGACCCCCGGCCGGCTCGCCGAGACCACTCCGTTGCGCACCTGGACGGCCCCCGCGGGCTCCCTGGGCGACGGCCGCACGGCCGCCGAACAGACCCTGTCCTTCACCCCGTCCCGGGCCTGA